The Aeromicrobium yanjiei genome includes a region encoding these proteins:
- a CDS encoding PP2C family protein-serine/threonine phosphatase, which yields MTALTYRYVALTDTGLRRSTNQDSGYASDRLLAIADGMGGAAAGDLASSEAMHIIRQLDRDIDGSALDAVARAVELANIRLGELIREDPAVEGMGTTLEVMLWDGEKLAVAHLGDSRAYRLRGGTLTQISTDHTFVQSLVEEGKISRAEARVHPHRSLLLRALLGRDEGEADLSWIQPMAGDRYLLCSDGLTDMVEDDVIRRALSAETIDMAATELVRLALEAGGVDNVTVVIAEFVEAGTDPDEHLSSSDGQPQLVGAAASQSRPRTGSGSSSTDTATAFDPEELRYAPQPPARRRWLRWTAGLLAVAAVLAAAGTYAYQWSQDQYYVAAKDGRVAIYRGVQIDIPGVTLSHVDELTDIELSSLSDFQRREIEDGVEASSKDDAKQTVAELDVIAPTPTPTPTRKTTRTPKPSTSSRTPTAANVVWTR from the coding sequence ATGACAGCCCTGACCTATCGATACGTCGCGCTCACCGACACCGGTCTGCGCCGCTCGACCAACCAGGACTCCGGCTACGCGAGCGATCGCCTGCTGGCCATCGCCGACGGCATGGGCGGGGCCGCCGCGGGTGACCTCGCCTCGTCCGAGGCGATGCACATCATCCGTCAGCTCGACCGTGACATCGACGGCAGCGCCCTCGACGCGGTCGCCCGCGCGGTCGAGCTCGCCAACATCCGCCTCGGTGAGCTGATCCGCGAGGATCCCGCGGTGGAAGGCATGGGCACGACTCTCGAGGTCATGCTCTGGGACGGCGAGAAGCTGGCCGTCGCCCACCTCGGCGACTCGCGCGCGTACCGCCTGCGCGGCGGCACCCTCACCCAGATCAGCACCGACCACACGTTCGTGCAGAGCCTGGTCGAGGAGGGCAAGATCTCCCGCGCCGAGGCGCGCGTGCACCCTCACCGCTCCTTGCTGCTGCGCGCGCTCCTCGGCCGCGACGAGGGCGAGGCCGACCTCAGCTGGATCCAGCCGATGGCCGGCGATCGCTATCTGCTGTGCAGCGACGGCCTGACCGACATGGTCGAGGACGACGTCATCCGGCGCGCCCTCAGCGCCGAGACGATCGACATGGCCGCGACCGAGCTCGTACGACTCGCGCTGGAGGCCGGTGGCGTCGACAACGTGACCGTGGTGATCGCCGAGTTCGTCGAGGCGGGCACCGATCCCGACGAGCACCTGTCCTCGTCGGACGGGCAGCCCCAGCTCGTCGGCGCCGCAGCCAGCCAGTCCCGCCCGCGCACGGGATCGGGCTCGAGCAGCACCGACACGGCCACGGCGTTCGACCCCGAAGAGCTCCGGTACGCCCCGCAGCCCCCCGCGCGCCGCCGCTGGCTGCGCTGGACGGCGGGCCTCCTGGCTGTCGCGGCGGTCCTCGCGGCCGCGGGCACCTACGCCTACCAGTGGTCGCAGGACCAGTACTACGTCGCGGCCAAGGACGGTCGGGTCGCGATCTACCGCGGCGTCCAGATCGACATCCCGGGCGTCACCTTGTCCCACGTCGATGAGCTGACCGACATCGAGCTGTCGTCCCTGAGCGACTTCCAGCGACGCGAGATCGAGGACGGCGTGGAGGCCTCGAGCAAGGACGACGCCAAGCAGACCGTCGCCGAGCTGGACGTGATCGCACCGACCCCGACGCCCACGCCGACCCGCAAGACCACACGCACCCCCAAGCCCTCCACGTCGAGCAGGACGCCGACCGCGGCCAACGTGGTGTGGACGCGATGA
- a CDS encoding FHA domain-containing protein FhaB/FipA, giving the protein MSELTLTLIKLGFLAVLWLFVLSAVSVIRSDIFGTKAPSTPRPAKQKAPATKPRKTPRGVPTKLQVVSGPNTGQSVPLGDKPILLGRGTDAAIRLDDDYVSTRHARFATNGEQWFVEDLGSTNGTYLGSQRITTPIPIGLGIQVRLGKTIVELQK; this is encoded by the coding sequence ATGTCCGAGCTCACCCTGACGTTGATCAAGCTCGGCTTCCTGGCCGTGCTGTGGCTCTTCGTCCTGTCCGCCGTCTCGGTCATCCGCTCGGACATCTTCGGCACCAAGGCCCCCTCGACGCCGCGCCCCGCCAAGCAGAAGGCCCCGGCGACCAAGCCTCGCAAGACCCCCCGCGGCGTGCCGACCAAGCTGCAGGTCGTCTCCGGGCCCAACACCGGGCAGAGCGTCCCGCTGGGCGACAAGCCGATCCTGCTGGGACGCGGCACCGACGCGGCGATCCGCCTCGACGACGACTACGTCTCGACGCGGCACGCGCGCTTCGCGACCAACGGCGAGCAGTGGTTCGTCGAGGACCTCGGGTCGACCAACGGCACGTACCTCGGCAGCCAGCGCATCACGACACCCATCCCGATCGGCCTGGGCATCCAGGTCCGGCTGGGCAAGACCATCGTCGAGCTGCAGAAGTAG